DNA sequence from the Candidatus Eisenbacteria bacterium genome:
GTTGCGGTGCGTGACCTTTCCCTCGTCGTCCACGACGAGGACTCCCTCGCCCGTCGATTCCAGGGTGGCCCGAACCAGCTCTTCATTGCACCGGAGGGTCTGGACCGCGTTCACCCGCTGGATGATCACGCCCGAGAGATTCAGGTAGGTGCCGACCACGTCCTTCAAACGGAGGCGCTTCCCGGGCGGCATGCGGACGACTCCGACGGCGACCAGTTCGCCCTCACGGACACAGGAGAGTTGGTAACACTCCCCTTCCACGCCGGCGAAGCTCCGGAGAAGCTCCGGCGCCAGCACTTTGAAGAGGCAGGTCTCCTTCCGATTACACCGCCGCACCGCGGAAGTGTTAAAATGCCCCACCACCCGGTCGGACAGTTTCTTCATCGCGGAGCGTGGTTTCTCCAGTTGCGGGAAGGGGGCGTCGGTGTCCCGGTCCATCGCCTGGAGCACCATGCGCCGGGTGACGGTATCGAAGGAAGCGAGCGCGGCGACGGAGGCTTCGCAGAGGCGGCGGAGGTTCCGGCAGAGGATATGATAGACGCTATCCTCCGTCGCCCCCTCCACCTCCACCACCGTGTCGTAGAGGATTCGGTAAGCCGCGTTACGGCGTTCCAAGATTTTCTGGGCGCGAAGGTCGACCTCGTTGCCCGCGTGTTCCTTGCCGACCTCGTCCATGCCCGCCGGGGCCCTCCCGATCGATACGCCCGCTACTCGTTCTCTTTCGCCGAACCGGATGCCACCAACTCCTCGCCGGCGCCGGAAGCCGTCTTCCGCTCCTCGGCGTCCGCGCGCGCGACCACCGGCGCCCGGCTCTCGCGTCGCGGCTCCGCTGAGGCTTCCGCGCCCGCCTTCAACGCCGTCCGCCTCTTCCTCGGCCGGACCCGCGCGTACCAGGCCACCGCGATCACCACGAGCGCGGCGGTCACATAGGCGGCGGGCACTCCGAGGAGATCGGGCAGGAGGAGGCTCTGAACATTGTAGCCCTTTTCCAGAAGTGGATTCAGGCCGTACACGACGAGGGCCATGCCCGGAGCGAAAGAGGCAAGCACGACGAGGAAGTTCAGATTCCCCTCGCCGAGCTGGCGGAGTGTTCCCAAAATGCACCCGCCGGTCATCAGGATCCCCATACCGAAGAGGATTCCGGACAGGATGTTGTAAAAGCCGGCGCCGCGGATCTGGCCGATGGTCTTCAGCCCCAGCGCGGGATTCACCCGGCCGGAGAGGAGAAAGCCCACGGAGGTGATGGCGAACACGATCAGAAAGAGGCGTGTAAAACGCTTCGCCCTTCCGATGAATATTTCGCCGAGTCCGTGAGCGACACAGAAGCCGGCTCGCTGAACGAAGAAACCGAAACCGATTCCGAA
Encoded proteins:
- a CDS encoding YeeE/YedE family protein, which produces MSTPLFLALGFLFGIGFGFFVQRAGFCVAHGLGEIFIGRAKRFTRLFLIVFAITSVGFLLSGRVNPALGLKTIGQIRGAGFYNILSGILFGMGILMTGGCILGTLRQLGEGNLNFLVVLASFAPGMALVVYGLNPLLEKGYNVQSLLLPDLLGVPAAYVTAALVVIAVAWYARVRPRKRRTALKAGAEASAEPRRESRAPVVARADAEERKTASGAGEELVASGSAKENE